A genome region from Candidatus Parcubacteria bacterium includes the following:
- a CDS encoding KH domain-containing protein — translation MAKDNDKEFLEYIIKGLVDHPDDVKVDRKVDEMGVLLSLKINSEDMGQVIGKAGSTARSIRNLVRIVGLKNHARVNLKIEEPEGGKAAPRERTETSAKEGLDDLKL, via the coding sequence ATGGCAAAAGATAATGACAAAGAATTTCTTGAGTACATAATTAAAGGATTAGTAGATCACCCTGACGATGTTAAAGTAGACAGAAAGGTAGATGAAATGGGGGTATTGCTTTCTCTTAAGATTAATTCTGAAGATATGGGTCAGGTAATCGGGAAAGCTGGCTCCACTGCCAGATCTATCAGAAACTTAGTCAGAATTGTTGGTCTTAAAAACCATGCAAGGGTGAACTTGAAGATTGAGGAACCCGAAGGTGGTAAAGCTGCTCCTCGAGAAAGAACAGAAACCAGCGCTAAAGAAGGCCTGGACGATTTAAAACTCTAA
- the rnc gene encoding ribonuclease III, translated as MKDFSTLEKKLDINFKNKNLLIQAFIHRSYLNERPKFYLHHNERLEFLGDAVLELVVTKYLFESYPKKQEGMMTNWRAALVNSKMLSKIAKRIGFNDFLLLSQGEEKETGKARRFILANTLEAFIGALYLDQGYEPCDSFIRRYLIKELPEIIKKGLFRDAKSSFQEQSQEKAGITPSYKVLKEWGPDHNKNFVIGVFLEQELVAEGKGSSKQEAEEAAAKNGLNIKKW; from the coding sequence GTGAAAGACTTTTCTACACTTGAAAAAAAATTAGATATTAATTTCAAAAATAAAAATTTACTGATTCAGGCGTTTATCCACCGTTCCTATTTAAACGAGAGGCCAAAATTTTATCTTCATCATAATGAACGGTTGGAATTTTTAGGCGATGCAGTCCTGGAACTAGTAGTTACTAAATATCTTTTTGAAAGCTATCCGAAAAAACAAGAAGGCATGATGACTAATTGGCGCGCAGCTTTAGTGAATTCTAAAATGCTTTCAAAAATTGCTAAAAGGATTGGTTTTAATGATTTTCTTCTTCTTTCCCAAGGTGAAGAAAAAGAAACAGGCAAGGCTCGTCGGTTTATATTAGCAAACACTCTTGAAGCATTTATAGGAGCTTTGTATTTAGACCAGGGATATGAGCCCTGCGATAGTTTTATTCGCAGGTATTTAATAAAAGAACTGCCTGAAATAATTAAAAAAGGTCTTTTCAGGGATGCTAAATCTTCTTTTCAAGAACAATCCCAGGAAAAAGCAGGAATTACACCGTCCTATAAAGTTTTAAAAGAATGGGGGCCGGATCATAATAAGAATTTTGTCATCGGTGTTTTTCTTGAACAAGAATTGGTCGCTGAAGGCAAAGGTTCTTCAAAGCAAGAAGCGGAAGAAGCGGCAGCCAAAAATGGATTAAATATAAAAAAATGGTAG
- the rpsP gene encoding 30S ribosomal protein S16 has protein sequence MLVIRFLRTGKKNQAFFRIVVTDKRNPPKAGRFLEILGFYNPLTKEKKIKTERIQHWISNGAKPSDRVHNLLISEGVIKGKKIAVHSTTKKKKKEGEKPEKKPKEPISVPRSGTTADKEKPVEKPEEPKKTDEKPAEQEKPAEKLAEPEKTDEKPEKEVEKNDDKNK, from the coding sequence ATGTTAGTTATTCGTTTTTTAAGAACAGGAAAAAAGAATCAGGCATTTTTCAGAATTGTCGTAACTGATAAAAGAAACCCTCCTAAAGCGGGCCGGTTTTTGGAAATTTTAGGGTTCTATAATCCTTTGACTAAAGAAAAGAAGATAAAAACAGAGCGAATTCAACATTGGATTTCAAACGGAGCTAAACCATCAGATAGGGTCCATAATTTACTAATTTCAGAAGGAGTAATAAAAGGCAAAAAAATAGCTGTCCATTCTACAACCAAGAAAAAGAAAAAAGAAGGCGAGAAACCCGAAAAAAAACCAAAAGAGCCGATCTCCGTCCCGCGTAGCGGGACTACGGCGGACAAGGAAAAGCCAGTAGAAAAACCAGAAGAGCCAAAAAAAACAGATGAAAAGCCGGCAGAACAAGAGAAACCAGCAGAGAAGCTGGCAGAGCCAGAAAAAACAGATGAGAAACCAGAAAAAGAAGTAGAAAAAAATGATGATAAAAACAAGTAA
- the rpmG gene encoding 50S ribosomal protein L33, translating into MKELLTLLKNPCIELKKFCKWCKKHTAHKEMKK; encoded by the coding sequence ATTAAGGAACTGCTAACCTTATTAAAAAATCCGTGTATTGAATTGAAGAAATTCTGCAAGTGGTGCAAAAAGCATACAGCGCATAAAGAGATGAAGAAATAG
- a CDS encoding DNA polymerase III subunit alpha, with product MSKFTHLHVHSHYSLLDGLSKIDELLDYVKELGMDSVALTDHGVLYGAVEFYKKAKERGIKPIIGCEVYMAYEKMEQKRPKIDDKKYHLVLLAKNEQGYKNLVQLVTKAHLEGFYYKPRIDEELLLKHSQGLIGMSACLHGKIPTLILNKKIEQAEKIALRYKKIFGKDNFYLELQHHPNLPGQQTVNDALISFSKKLDIPLVATNDCHYLRSEDNEAQDVLMLINTDTKADDPNRKTMKWDDYSIKNPKQMINDFKEVPEAIENTQKIKELCNFEFKLGEIKLPYFPLPEKENYDGYLKKLCEQGLEKRKSQITNRDEALKRLEYELSIIKQTGFASYFLIVQDFVNWAKENRIVVGPGRGSAAGSIVSYLLNITDINPLKYNLLFERFLNPSRISMPDIDLDFTDWRRDEVIEYIAQKYGRDKVAQIITFGTMAARAVIRDVGRALQYPYIYCDRIAKMIPFGFTLKQALERIDEFKQLYQSDEKAVTLIDLAKKLEGVVRHASTHACGVVISEKPLTELVPLQHPTQNDETIITQYEMHSIEDLGLLKMDLLGLKNLTIIEDTLARIYKVQNKSIKIEDIPLDDKKTYEILQKAQSTSVFQLESDGMKRYLKQLKPTEFEDIIAMVALYRPGPMQFISSYIKGKNNPKKIKYIHPKIEPILKNTYGIMVYQEQLMQVTQQLAGFSMAEADILRKAVGKKIKKLLLEQKEKFIKGATNEGVQKEIAEKIWEWILPFASYGFNRSHAASYAMIAYRTAYLKANYPVEFMAAALTSEKNDIEKIAFLIEECKKMGIEVLAPDINESFRNFSVVPEENKIRFGLLAIKNVGHNVVEAIVRERKEKGQFLSINDFMNRISSKDINKKSLESLIKTGAFDRFEERNKLLQNMEKLLEFSRETHKNKTNGQKGLFDSFSGNSQGKNLNNNSITLASAPLAAKKERLNWEKELLGLYITSHPLEDFKKAFEKKVLPLFKISQDITGKIVRIGGVICGIKKIIAKNGKPMLFVKLEDQTDKIELVVFPSIIEQNPTIFQENKIVMVKGRVDNRGGVPKIICNEIEEVVEES from the coding sequence ATGTCAAAATTCACTCATTTGCATGTTCACAGCCATTACTCCCTATTAGATGGTTTGTCAAAAATAGACGAGCTTTTGGACTATGTAAAAGAGTTGGGAATGGATTCAGTCGCATTGACTGACCATGGTGTTTTGTATGGAGCTGTAGAATTCTATAAAAAAGCAAAGGAAAGAGGAATCAAGCCGATTATTGGATGTGAAGTATATATGGCTTATGAAAAAATGGAGCAAAAAAGGCCGAAGATTGATGACAAAAAATATCATTTAGTCCTCTTAGCTAAAAATGAACAAGGTTATAAAAATCTGGTTCAATTAGTAACCAAAGCCCACTTAGAGGGCTTTTATTATAAGCCAAGAATTGACGAAGAGCTTTTATTAAAACACAGCCAGGGATTAATTGGCATGAGCGCTTGTCTGCATGGAAAAATTCCTACTCTTATCCTAAATAAAAAAATTGAACAAGCTGAAAAAATAGCTCTAAGATATAAGAAAATTTTTGGCAAAGACAACTTTTATTTAGAATTACAGCACCATCCTAATCTGCCCGGACAGCAAACAGTTAATGATGCCTTGATTTCTTTTTCTAAAAAACTGGATATTCCATTGGTTGCAACAAATGACTGCCACTATCTCCGGTCTGAAGACAATGAAGCCCAAGATGTTTTAATGTTGATTAATACAGATACAAAAGCTGACGATCCTAACCGCAAAACAATGAAATGGGATGACTACTCAATAAAAAATCCTAAACAGATGATAAATGATTTCAAGGAAGTTCCAGAAGCAATTGAAAATACACAAAAAATCAAAGAACTATGTAATTTTGAATTCAAATTAGGAGAAATAAAACTTCCCTATTTCCCTTTGCCAGAAAAAGAAAATTACGATGGATATTTAAAAAAATTATGCGAGCAAGGATTGGAAAAACGCAAATCCCAAATTACAAACCGCGATGAAGCTTTAAAGCGGTTAGAATACGAATTATCTATAATTAAACAAACCGGCTTTGCTTCTTATTTCTTGATTGTCCAGGACTTTGTCAACTGGGCAAAAGAAAATAGGATTGTTGTCGGCCCTGGCCGCGGAAGCGCAGCTGGCTCTATTGTTTCTTATCTTTTAAATATAACTGATATTAATCCTTTAAAATACAATCTGCTTTTTGAAAGATTTTTAAATCCTTCACGAATCTCAATGCCTGACATTGACCTTGACTTTACTGATTGGAGAAGAGACGAAGTTATAGAATATATAGCTCAAAAATACGGCAGAGACAAAGTTGCCCAAATTATTACTTTTGGAACTATGGCGGCTCGCGCTGTAATAAGAGATGTTGGAAGGGCATTGCAGTATCCTTATATTTACTGTGATAGAATTGCTAAAATGATTCCTTTTGGTTTTACTCTGAAGCAAGCATTAGAAAGAATAGATGAATTCAAGCAACTTTATCAATCAGACGAAAAAGCTGTCACACTTATTGACTTGGCTAAAAAGCTTGAGGGGGTTGTACGTCACGCTTCAACCCATGCCTGCGGCGTAGTTATTTCTGAAAAACCATTAACAGAATTAGTCCCACTTCAACATCCAACCCAGAATGACGAAACAATTATTACCCAATATGAAATGCATTCAATTGAAGATTTAGGATTATTAAAAATGGATCTTTTAGGATTAAAAAACTTGACTATTATTGAAGATACTCTCGCTCGTATTTACAAAGTCCAGAATAAAAGTATAAAAATAGAAGATATTCCCTTAGACGATAAAAAAACTTACGAAATACTGCAAAAAGCACAAAGCACAAGCGTGTTTCAACTGGAAAGCGATGGAATGAAAAGATATTTAAAACAGTTAAAACCAACAGAATTTGAAGATATTATTGCTATGGTTGCCTTATACCGTCCAGGACCTATGCAGTTTATTTCAAGTTATATTAAAGGAAAAAATAATCCCAAAAAAATAAAATATATTCATCCAAAAATAGAGCCAATTTTAAAAAATACCTATGGAATAATGGTTTATCAGGAACAATTAATGCAAGTGACCCAGCAATTAGCCGGTTTCTCTATGGCTGAAGCGGATATATTAAGAAAAGCCGTAGGCAAAAAAATTAAAAAACTTCTTTTAGAGCAAAAAGAAAAATTTATTAAAGGAGCCACAAATGAAGGCGTTCAAAAAGAAATTGCTGAAAAAATCTGGGAATGGATTCTGCCTTTTGCAAGTTACGGATTTAATAGGTCCCACGCGGCTTCTTATGCAATGATCGCTTATAGGACTGCTTACCTTAAAGCTAATTATCCAGTTGAATTTATGGCTGCCGCTTTGACTTCTGAAAAAAATGATATTGAAAAAATTGCTTTTTTAATTGAAGAATGCAAAAAAATGGGAATAGAAGTTTTAGCTCCAGACATTAATGAAAGTTTTAGAAATTTCAGCGTTGTACCTGAAGAGAACAAAATAAGATTTGGCTTGCTGGCGATTAAAAATGTCGGCCATAATGTGGTAGAAGCAATTGTAAGGGAAAGAAAAGAAAAAGGACAATTTCTTTCCATTAATGATTTTATGAATAGAATCAGCTCTAAAGATATTAATAAAAAATCTTTAGAGAGCTTGATTAAAACCGGCGCTTTTGATAGGTTTGAAGAAAGAAACAAACTTTTGCAAAACATGGAAAAGCTATTGGAATTTAGCAGGGAAACACATAAAAATAAAACCAACGGGCAAAAAGGACTTTTTGATTCTTTTTCAGGAAATAGCCAAGGAAAAAATTTGAATAATAACAGCATAACCCTTGCTTCTGCTCCATTAGCCGCAAAAAAAGAAAGATTAAACTGGGAAAAAGAACTTTTAGGATTATATATTACCAGTCATCCATTAGAAGATTTTAAAAAAGCTTTTGAAAAAAAAGTTCTGCCGTTATTTAAAATCTCTCAAGATATAACTGGTAAAATAGTAAGAATCGGAGGCGTAATTTGCGGTATAAAGAAAATCATTGCTAAAAACGGCAAGCCAATGCTTTTTGTCAAATTAGAAGACCAAACAGATAAAATTGAATTAGTGGTTTTCCCTTCAATTATTGAACAAAATCCAACTATTTTTCAAGAGAATAAAATTGTAATGGTAAAAGGAAGGGTTGATAATCGCGGCGGAGTTCCTAAAATAATCTGCAACGAAATTGAGGAAGTAGTTGAAGAAAGTTAA
- a CDS encoding threonine--tRNA ligase: MVKIETIRHSLAHILAAAVQEMYPGVKFGIGPAIENGFYYDFDLPQSISPTDLPKIEKKMREMIKKNISFKKSNLSKSDFDKLFKDQPYKLELLNQVKQPTVYQVGDFIDLCKGPHIKSLKEIPIDAFKLTKIAGAYWKGDEKNPMLTRIYGIAFQTKKELQNYLHQQKEAEKRDHRILGQKLELFMFDEEIGAGLPIWLPKGAILKKIIEDYLYKELTEQGYDWLWTPHIGNLNLWKKSGHWDFYREYIYSPIQIDEEKYLLKPMNCPFHIKAYQNKIRSYRNLPIKYAELGTVYRYEKSGVLHGLTRVRGFTQDDAHIFCTKEQLSEELVKLLKYTLKILKTFGFNDYDVYLSTRPKKYVGSIKNWQKAFNSLKFALDKSGIKYKIDPGEGVFYGPKIDIKINDSLARAWQCTTIQVDFNLPEKFKITYIDEKGKKQQPIMIHRALLGSIERFIGVLLEHYAGAFPLWLSPVQVWVIPVGTRHEKYAQLVRERFLDIGCRVELKDENETVSKKIREGEIEKIPYLLVVGDKEQKSKSVRVREREKGDIGMMKLEKFIKKICFLKKQKN; encoded by the coding sequence ATGGTAAAAATTGAAACAATCAGGCATTCATTAGCTCATATATTGGCAGCAGCAGTCCAGGAAATGTATCCGGGAGTTAAGTTTGGCATTGGGCCAGCAATAGAAAACGGTTTTTATTATGATTTTGATTTGCCGCAGTCCATATCCCCTACTGACTTGCCAAAAATTGAAAAAAAAATGCGAGAGATGATTAAAAAAAACATCTCTTTTAAGAAATCTAATTTATCGAAGTCCGACTTCGATAAATTATTTAAAGACCAGCCATACAAATTAGAATTGCTTAACCAGGTTAAGCAACCAACTGTTTATCAAGTTGGTGACTTTATTGATTTGTGTAAGGGACCGCATATTAAATCATTAAAAGAAATACCAATTGATGCGTTTAAACTAACAAAAATTGCTGGCGCTTATTGGAAAGGAGATGAAAAAAATCCAATGCTCACTCGGATTTATGGAATTGCTTTTCAAACAAAAAAAGAACTTCAGAATTATCTTCATCAACAAAAAGAAGCAGAGAAACGAGACCATCGTATTTTGGGTCAAAAATTAGAATTATTTATGTTCGATGAAGAAATAGGCGCTGGACTGCCAATCTGGCTTCCAAAAGGAGCAATTCTAAAAAAAATTATAGAAGATTATTTATACAAGGAGCTAACTGAACAGGGCTATGATTGGCTCTGGACTCCACATATTGGCAATTTGAATTTATGGAAAAAATCTGGGCATTGGGATTTTTACAGAGAATATATATACTCTCCTATTCAGATAGATGAAGAAAAATATCTATTAAAGCCAATGAATTGCCCTTTTCATATTAAGGCATATCAAAACAAAATCAGAAGTTATCGGAATTTACCAATAAAATATGCTGAACTTGGAACTGTTTATCGTTATGAAAAATCTGGTGTACTGCACGGTTTAACCAGAGTTCGCGGATTTACCCAAGATGATGCTCATATTTTCTGCACTAAAGAACAATTAAGCGAAGAGTTGGTGAAACTCTTAAAATATACCTTAAAAATTCTTAAAACCTTTGGCTTTAATGATTACGATGTTTATCTATCCACTCGTCCCAAGAAATATGTCGGCTCTATTAAAAATTGGCAAAAGGCCTTTAATTCTTTAAAATTTGCTTTGGATAAATCAGGTATAAAATATAAAATTGACCCTGGCGAAGGCGTGTTTTATGGACCTAAAATTGATATTAAAATAAATGACTCTTTGGCTAGGGCTTGGCAATGCACTACTATTCAAGTTGACTTTAACTTGCCGGAAAAATTTAAGATAACCTATATTGATGAAAAAGGAAAAAAACAACAACCCATTATGATTCATAGAGCGCTTTTAGGAAGCATAGAAAGGTTTATTGGCGTCTTGCTTGAACATTATGCCGGCGCTTTTCCTTTGTGGCTCTCGCCTGTTCAGGTTTGGGTTATCCCAGTGGGAACCCGGCACGAAAAATACGCTCAACTCGTCCGAGAACGGTTCTTGGACATTGGTTGCCGAGTAGAACTAAAAGATGAAAATGAGACGGTATCTAAAAAAATTCGCGAAGGAGAAATTGAAAAGATTCCTTATCTTTTAGTAGTCGGCGATAAAGAACAAAAATCTAAATCAGTTCGGGTAAGAGAAAGAGAAAAAGGAGACATCGGAATGATGAAATTAGAAAAATTTATCAAAAAAATATGTTTTCTCAAGAAACAGAAAAACTAA
- the trmD gene encoding tRNA (guanosine(37)-N1)-methyltransferase TrmD, translating to MRFDIITIFPGIFDSYFKESLLLRAQQRKLIKIKVHNLRDFTFDKHHVIDDRPFGGGFGMVMKVEPIFRAVTKIKQKIYPVQSKTILFTPRGKKFNQKTAYQLSKNDQLILICGRYEGFDERVAKIADMELSIGDYVLMGGELPAMVVIETIARLIPRVIGKPELLKERIPVKRGRTGRGFIEYPQYTRPEVFNPKKGIKWRAPKVLLSGNQKKIEQWRREHRKIILQ from the coding sequence ATGCGTTTTGATATTATTACAATTTTTCCAGGCATTTTTGATTCTTATTTTAAAGAGAGCCTGCTTTTGCGCGCCCAGCAAAGGAAACTAATTAAGATTAAAGTGCATAATTTAAGAGATTTTACTTTTGACAAGCATCATGTTATTGATGACAGGCCTTTTGGCGGCGGCTTTGGAATGGTGATGAAAGTAGAACCCATCTTTAGAGCAGTTACAAAAATAAAACAAAAAATTTACCCTGTTCAATCCAAAACGATTTTATTTACTCCGAGAGGGAAAAAATTCAATCAAAAAACAGCTTATCAGCTTTCCAAAAATGACCAGCTTATTTTAATTTGCGGCAGATACGAGGGATTTGACGAAAGAGTGGCAAAAATTGCTGATATGGAATTATCTATTGGTGATTATGTTTTAATGGGAGGCGAATTGCCAGCAATGGTTGTGATAGAAACAATAGCTCGCTTAATTCCTAGAGTAATCGGCAAGCCAGAGTTATTAAAAGAAAGAATTCCAGTTAAGCGCGGCAGAACTGGCAGGGGATTCATTGAATATCCTCAATATACCAGGCCGGAAGTTTTCAACCCAAAAAAGGGCATAAAATGGCGAGCTCCAAAGGTTTTATTATCAGGCAATCAGAAAAAAATTGAACAATGGCGGAGAGAACACAGAAAAATCATCCTTCAATAG
- the mltG gene encoding endolytic transglycosylase MltG, with product MTRNKKITIGIAGGIILVTAIAVFAFQSQFSAPEKEAEIERIVVNLTTTEEELIPKLKEQGYIRSEWAFNYVLKKKGWQGKIEPGGYKISKTMNAWYLAETLVNYRYQNWIVIPEGLRKEEIAEMLQGGLYWSDDTKEEFLNYAKEGYLFPNTYLLEVLNIRDAGKKVAKRMENAFNEKCQAIFKEFKGQNIRNDTAIILASIIQREAANQEEMPLIAGIIWNRLLKPMPLQIDATIQYIVGEEGNWWRPVTPEEYKIESPYNTYLHEGRPPAPICNPGLAAIEAVVHDQPSDYFYYLHDSDGQIHLAKTYEEHKENIEQYLKRNTTKNKTQSTIQKIEGEIHYCTTACEDAHLYCVGKPTSKKTVKVQIRNPYNGNTIECYQERFPLIRTEIPILTINKEMWDELKGERIPYQVELTAFKP from the coding sequence GTGACCAGAAATAAAAAAATCACAATAGGAATCGCAGGCGGAATAATTCTGGTGACAGCAATCGCCGTCTTCGCATTTCAATCCCAATTTTCAGCACCAGAAAAAGAAGCCGAAATAGAGAGAATCGTAGTCAATCTGACCACAACCGAAGAAGAACTCATCCCTAAGCTAAAAGAACAGGGGTATATAAGAAGCGAGTGGGCATTCAATTATGTGCTAAAAAAGAAAGGGTGGCAGGGCAAAATAGAGCCAGGCGGATACAAGATTTCAAAAACTATGAATGCTTGGTATTTAGCAGAAACACTGGTTAATTATCGATATCAAAACTGGATAGTAATACCCGAAGGATTAAGGAAAGAAGAGATTGCCGAGATGTTACAAGGGGGACTTTATTGGTCAGATGATACAAAAGAGGAATTCTTAAATTATGCTAAAGAAGGATACTTATTTCCTAATACCTACTTACTTGAGGTGCTTAATATTAGAGATGCAGGTAAGAAAGTAGCCAAAAGAATGGAAAATGCTTTTAATGAGAAATGCCAAGCAATTTTCAAAGAATTCAAAGGGCAGAACATCCGCAATGACACGGCAATCATACTGGCTTCCATCATTCAAAGAGAAGCAGCCAACCAAGAAGAAATGCCATTGATAGCGGGAATTATTTGGAACAGGTTACTCAAGCCAATGCCTCTCCAGATAGACGCAACTATTCAATACATCGTGGGAGAGGAAGGTAATTGGTGGAGACCAGTAACGCCAGAGGAATACAAAATAGAATCGCCCTACAATACCTACCTGCACGAAGGTAGACCGCCAGCACCAATCTGCAATCCAGGACTGGCAGCAATTGAAGCAGTAGTTCACGACCAGCCCAGCGATTACTTTTACTACCTGCACGACAGCGACGGGCAAATCCATCTCGCCAAGACCTACGAGGAACATAAGGAAAACATTGAGCAATACCTCAAAAGAAATACTACAAAGAATAAAACACAATCAACGATACAGAAGATAGAGGGAGAAATCCATTACTGCACAACGGCTTGCGAAGATGCTCATCTTTATTGCGTGGGAAAGCCAACCAGCAAGAAGACGGTAAAAGTTCAAATTAGAAATCCCTACAACGGCAACACAATTGAATGCTACCAAGAAAGATTCCCATTGATAAGAACCGAGATTCCAATTCTGACAATAAACAAGGAGATGTGGGACGAATTAAAAGGAGAAAGAATTCCATACCAAGTAGAGCTAACAGCATTCAAACCTTGA
- the rpmF gene encoding 50S ribosomal protein L32, protein MAVPKQRHTKSRRNKRRMHIFAKALTLVKCPKCGKAILPHSVCHFCGYYKTMEVIDVMKKLTKKEKKKKEKEIAAKEDQEKKSKPLSMEGLSKK, encoded by the coding sequence ATGGCTGTTCCAAAACAAAGACATACTAAATCAAGAAGAAATAAGCGCAGAATGCATATCTTTGCCAAAGCGCTGACTTTAGTTAAGTGCCCGAAATGCGGAAAAGCAATTTTACCTCACAGTGTTTGCCATTTTTGCGGATATTATAAAACTATGGAAGTTATAGATGTAATGAAGAAGTTAACCAAAAAAGAAAAGAAAAAGAAAGAAAAAGAAATTGCGGCAAAAGAAGATCAAGAAAAAAAGTCAAAACCATTAAGTATGGAAGGACTAAGCAAGAAATAA
- the rpmG gene encoding 50S ribosomal protein L33 → MATKKRPFVKMQCKICKRINYFTHKSKGMLEEKLELKKFCKWCKKHTIHKEMKK, encoded by the coding sequence ATGGCAACAAAAAAGAGACCATTTGTAAAAATGCAGTGTAAAATCTGCAAAAGAATAAATTATTTTACCCACAAGTCAAAGGGCATGCTTGAGGAGAAGTTAGAATTGAAGAAATTCTGCAAATGGTGCAAGAAACATACAATACATAAGGAGATGAAGAAATAA
- the nusB gene encoding transcription antitermination factor NusB — MASRHLSRSIAMQSLYEWDFSGKKPDELNEITERNIKEFGPGLENVDLVWELVHGIKDNLAKLDKVIEKAAPEWPIDQINIIDRNVLRIGLYELIYSDKEAVPPKVAINEAIELAKTFSGESAGKFINGVLGTVYKEIEQ, encoded by the coding sequence ATGGCTAGTCGTCATTTATCACGTTCAATAGCAATGCAGAGCCTGTATGAGTGGGATTTTTCCGGCAAAAAACCAGACGAGTTGAATGAAATAACAGAAAGGAATATAAAAGAGTTTGGCCCTGGATTAGAAAATGTTGATTTAGTTTGGGAATTAGTGCATGGCATAAAGGATAATTTAGCCAAGCTTGATAAAGTTATTGAAAAAGCGGCTCCAGAATGGCCCATTGATCAAATAAATATCATAGATAGAAATGTTTTACGGATAGGGCTTTATGAGCTTATTTACAGCGATAAAGAGGCAGTGCCTCCAAAAGTAGCCATTAACGAAGCCATTGAATTGGCAAAGACATTTAGCGGCGAGTCAGCAGGGAAATTTATAAACGGAGTATTAGGAACTGTTTACAAAGAAATAGAACAATAA